Within Candidatus Francisella endociliophora, the genomic segment TAGTACAACAACTATCTGATAGAAATGTTTCTAGAAAGTATCTAGCTATAGTTGAAGGAGAGATTTATAGTGAAGGTACTATCAATGAACCTATAGGAAGAGATCCTAACAACCGTACAAAAATGGCCATTAATTATAAAGGTAAGGATGCTATAACACATTACAAGCCTATCGATGTTTATAATGGTTTTACACTTATTGAATGTCAACTTGAAACAGGACGAACTCACCAAATTAGAGTTCATATGAAAAGTATAAAGCACCCTCTTGTAGGTGATCAAACATATAACAAATCATCTGTAAGATTACAAAAGTTAGATATAGATAATCCCGAACGCCAAGCATTACATGCTTATAAACTATCATTCACTCACCCTATCACAGGCAGATTAGCAAAATTTAAAAATAAACTCCCTGATGATATGTTAGTTTTAAAAAATCAACTCGAACAAACTGTTGAGCATCTTTATGATGATTATGAAGATGATGATTTTGAAGATTTATGTGAATATGAATATGTTTAAGAAAAAAAATATAATCAAATATATCTGTATACCTATTTTCCTAATAATTCTTGCAGGTATACTAAGTTATGAAGAAGAAATCCAATATACGCCTGGAGACTACTCTTTGGAATCAACATTTCCTAAAGAGGCTGATAAACCTGATTTTTCATCAATAGAAGATTTCAAAGCTAAGAAAAAAGCTTTTATTAAATATATGCTTGAA encodes:
- the rluD gene encoding 23S rRNA pseudouridine(1911/1915/1917) synthase RluD — translated: MANNTLSDSFHQNILMQPEHAGKRIDVAINELFEQFSRSQIQKWIKEGLIKVNGNTIKAKYIILGDEEIEINIELLPTNEWIAENITLDIVYEDDDIVVINKPINMVVHPGAGNMTGTISNALLYRYANQDKLPRAGIVHRLDKDTSGLMVAAKSSIAYHSLVQQLSDRNVSRKYLAIVEGEIYSEGTINEPIGRDPNNRTKMAINYKGKDAITHYKPIDVYNGFTLIECQLETGRTHQIRVHMKSIKHPLVGDQTYNKSSVRLQKLDIDNPERQALHAYKLSFTHPITGRLAKFKNKLPDDMLVLKNQLEQTVEHLYDDYEDDDFEDLCEYEYV